gcaatgtgcgctcgcagcccaggaggacaatcatgtcctgggctgcatccaaagcagcgtggccagcagggcaagtgaggggattctgcccctctatttctctcctgtaagacctcatctggaatcctctcaacataaggatatagagctgttggaacgggtccagaggaggctacaaaggtgatgagggctgcagcacctcccgtatgaggacaggctgagagttggggttgttcagcctggaaaaagagaaggctccaagggagaccttatagttaccttccagtacttggaggggctacaagaaagctgaggaggggctgtttacaaaggcttgtagtgacaggatgaggagcaatgggtataaactggagaggggcagatttaggctaaacataaggaggaatttcttcaccatgagggtggtgaggcacgtGAGGcactgtcccaggttgcccaggacagttgtggctgccccatccctggaggtgttccaggccaggttggatgggccttgggcagcctgagccagtgggatgtccctgcccatggcagggggggttggaactggatgatctttaaggtcccttccaacccaaactattctatgattccatctCCCATTGCTGTAATCCTGAGCCAACCAATGAGTTGCTATGTAGCATAAAGTGTCCGTAGTAATGCCTCATCTAATCATAGCAATCAATGATCAGTAAAGTCCTCATTTTGTGATatttaaggaataaaacaaGGAAGGCTGCAGAAGACCAGCACCTGGCCTGCACTTCAGGAACCAAAAAAAGATGGGAGGTCAAGATAACCCTTATTTTGAACCTTACATGGAAACTTCAAAGGGAACCAGATGCCAACAAAATAAGagtggggggctgtggggagtATGCGCAAGGGAGCAGGCACCTATTATAATTAGTGTTGGAAAATATGATTAATATGCCTGATTTTTATGAGAATACATAAATTCAGTGTATAAAAAACCTGCTACTTGTAGTTGCCAGCATATATGGTACGAGGATTGATCCGCAGAGATATCTGGTACTGAATAAAAAGAATGCCTGCTTCTTAAGCCCCCAACTGGTATTatgaagtttcttttcctgatttcagTGACACCATCACTGCTTACAGTGGACGTAAAGACATGGATCACTTGTTAAAAACAGCTTTCCAGGGCATTTAGTTTGCTGGTCAACCAATATACACTCCCCTCTTCTTTTAGGGATAGATTAAGGGATGAGAACTCACCTTGTATTTCATGAGGGGAAGGCAACAACAGCTGCCTGGAACCAAGTCTTGTGAATTACAGCAATAATTCCATTAATTCACAAACTGCAGGACTGTGTGCTCATCTTCCAGGGGCCCAGCCTCGCTTCTTGAAATCCCTCACCCACTTCTTGTCTTTCAAAATTCTGTCAGTCAGCCATAAACTTCACATGTACCACATTCCCATGAGGAAAGGAAGCACTTCTGTTTACCAAATAACAATTTAAATACTTGGAGAGGGCCAAAGGAACAggtttgaaaaagagaagaaaggtgTTGCCTCCACACATATTTCCAACTAGTTTCTGGCCCAAAACCCACGCGTTCAGTGAAAAATCTGTCCTTCCATTCTAGCAGTCAGAGTGGTGTTGCAAACAGTGACCAGGAAGCTGCTTGTGTTCTGTGgctgctcagctgcttctttgctTAACCATCTCACAACATCAGCAACAGGTGACAAAACAACTCAGAAAGTATTTACAGTTTCAAGTGTAAACACCTCAGAACAGCGCAAACCAGAGCTCTAAAGGGGAAGAGTATCATACAGCTGTTTGGTTCAGCTGCAGCGGGTGCCGGTTGACTAATTGCTATTGATACTGCAGAGGAAAGACTAAGCTTGTTGTGTAAATCTGTAGCTGGAACTAGGAAGTACTCCGTGTGACAAAAACAACCCTGcccttaaagaaaaacaagcagaagaagaagaaatgaacaatTTCAAACATCctgctatgaaaaaaagaatgtctgCAGCATAAGGAGACACAACCCATCCCGCTAATGTTGTGTTAGCACATCTCAGTGAATCAGGAATGCAGCAGGTGATGGGCAGCACCGTCTTCAGAAAAACCTGCACCAAGCTGGCAGCCAAGGCGTGAAGCAGTGAAACAAGAAAGGATTTCTAGTGGGATAAAAGATGGACATATCTTTGGAAAAGGCAGCTTTGCTGTTAAAAGACATGGCAGAGCAAGAGAAAGCACAGGTGGCACAAAGGCTGTACAGAAGGCGTGAGTGGGGGGAAGAAACAAAGTGTCACAGTTTGCTTGTGAGATTAAATACAGATCTTTTTGGATGTCCAAGTGCAATCGCAGTgttgatattaaaaaaagtccTTGCACCAAGACAGGCAGCATTAATGATGTTGACAAATCTGCTCACCACTCACATCCTTGGCTCTATTTTTGCTGTGCACTGAGCTTCAACATTTCACGGTCAATGAATTTCACCTGAATTTCCATTCTTGTGTGTGACCTAGCTCACTATCTGTAGGAATAGGCTAGATATCAAACacctgtaaataaaaatattccagagCTTCTGCACAGTATCACATTTTCTTAATAACAATCCATTAAATCTTTAAGTCTTTTTCATCCAAATGCTGGCccttcttttcaaaatgatGTGCAGCAATGTCATTATTGCCTAATTTCAGCTCTTCCCCTCGcttggaagaaacattttccttctccagtaACAAACCCACCTCTCCTTAGTTAACTTTGGCAGAGAGACAAAAGGAGACTGCCTCAGGGTGACATATTTTCAGCAGCTCCAGTATTTAtgattgtgttttctttttcacggttcacaaaccaaaataacaaTCTTTGCCACAGTGCAATTAAGGACTACATGTACACCAGGAGAACCAACTGTAAGCCTTATTACAAGAAAATATATACTGGAGCCAGAAAGAAGGACCCAAACCCCATTTTCTTAgtacaagattattttttttgtcatatattacaaaattacaatttcaataaagaaatagaaaaataagaaattcttTGGAAATTGCTTGCAAAATATAAGCACTTCCTCAAAAGGCATTAAATATCCAAACTACTCAACATAAATGATCCAAACATTCAGTGAACTACTGAGATGGTACCAATCAATACACTGAATATAGAggttaaaaaaatggaaaaaaacatttttactgaaaGGTCTATCTCAAAGTGCAGAAAGCCAGGTTAGCTCCCAGTCTGGAATCCAGCTTCACTTGTGTCAGTGTCATGTTCCTTAGgtaagggaaaaggagaaaggagaaaaacaaaaggattttAACAATAAGATAGAAATGTCAGATGTTTTTCTGAActagacaaaataaaaagggaatacCTGTTGGTAGAAACAGGCCATCTGCTGTTATGTTCCAAACAGACTTTGAAGCATCAAATTTACTATAAAGCATTATTTCAACACTGTACTGTTTGTGAGTAACACTGCTGGTTTCACCTCTACACGGTAGCATTCACAAGCACTGTGAGCATTTATGAGGGCACAGTACTGTTACACATGCACCATTAACTAATTCTACTTGGCTGAAATCACCAAAACTACACTTGCATGCCCCAATTAAAATGAATGAGAGACTTAATAAATTGAGCACTAGACACTCTATACAGATTAGCAGTCGTAAGTATTCTGGATCACACTTCACTGGTCTAATTTATTGTATAACAAATGTCTTTGAACACATAGCTGCACCTCTCATCCATGACGAGTGCAGCTGCTACAAAGGTGTATCAGCTGCAGTGCTGACACCACCAactattcatttttaattctgttaataaaaataccTGATTCAGTTTCTTAAACTCAACCACTTGGAAGAAGATGTGCTCCAGGATATGTTTGGCATCTTGCTTCTCCTTTGGAAGTTTACTTGTTACTCCTAGGATATCACCACATTTTCGGACGTAAAACTCCAGGTCATCATCAGTACCTACACAAGCATCCCACGGAAGAAGGCAGTTTAATATCACACATGCCTGTATCAGCTGGGCAAAAATGTACTATGGATCTCGTTTGTTGTTAGTTATAGGAATTAACCTTCCAGAATGCTAAGTTCAGTGGACCAGCCATGATGTATCCTTGCAGCTAATACTTTCTCATCATATTTACACTTAAGGTGTGTTTAGAATAACGTTAACATTTTAACTTCAATAAAAAGATGTGAAATAAATCAGCAAAAGTGTGTGAAGCAATTCATGCACACTACAGGAAACAGCAGGCAGAAGTATCATACAATATCAtgtaacaaacaaaataaagtgcCCTGGTGCATGAAGTCACATTATCAATTTCCGAGGCTTTCCAATTTCTAGGCCCAGAATGGGAGCAGTGGATTTTCATAAACAATGCCCATGTTTCAAAATTAACAATTTTCCTCCAGAACCTTGGACTTGATATATAAATGTGTAAACAATCATTCTGCTCTGCTTACATTTGTTTGTAACCTCTGCAAGACGAGctttctcagaggaaaaagtTTCATCCAAGTCAAACAGCTccaaaggaggaggaggcaagTCTCTGAAAGCAGGTGGAAAAACCTTGAAGAGAAGAGTTAGCGTGGTTTATtgtcaaatgtttttcttctatgctACAGATTTCTAAGACAACAGCTTTCCCAAAGGACACATGAGATGGAAGAAGAGCAGACTTGCTCCTCCCCTGGCAGCACTCAGTGCGTTATTTATGCCACTCCTGCTTTCTGAAATATCCAACTCTGTTTTCACAGCAAAGGCTGAACCCCAGCAGCTCACGGGACTGGGAGCAGCTACTCGGCTGAAGGCTTATATACACAAGTCATACTGCTATGGTACCACATGGTACATTTTCAAGCTCTGATGGTAAAAATTAGAAACATAAATAAGTGCTGTCTTCTAAAACATAGTCTCTGCAAAGTACTCAACTCCCAAGTGATTAATTATTACAACAgcatttctcactttttttttttaaaagacctATGGAAACGACACACAGAGGTTTTATGCGAAACAGGAGGATCCTGTGTGTATCAGCGAGGAGATTACTCACAGCTGGCTGGAGGACTGGTAGTGGAGTCTCAAATTGAGGCTGAATGAGTTGGAGGGGTTCATGCTTCACATTCAGCTGTTCAAAAGCTCTGCAGTACAGAAAAAGACCAAGtgtgagaaaagaaatgctatttCCACTTGCATGCAAAACGCTATAAAGATGAATTTTTATGAAGACACCAGGGTCAATATTATGCATAGTcatagcatgaaaaaaaatgggatgtCTAATTTTAGAAGGACCCCAGAGAACTATACATAAGTAATAACTTGACTTCTACAGCAAGCATAAAATTATGACGGAGAAGATGATAATGATAGGTGGATATGTAAGtgataaaaaagaacaaagtcaCATCTCAATTCTTTAAGCAACTTTAAAAGGGATGAACGTGCATGAGGAAAAAGTGATCCAGTTCAAAACCAGACTTGGGAtttcaaaaaaagtttttcaagaAGTCCATaaacaaaagttattttaaaaagttatttgttACGGGATGAGAAGACAGATCCCACTATGAATTCACATGTAGCGGAAATACAAGTACAGAGTAAGAAGAAAGTGTCTACAACAGAGGAGAGTTTCACAGAATCTGTGTTAAGCCTGCTACTATTCAACGTGTTCATACATGACCTAGGTAACAGAGGGATTTGTGAGGGACAAAGCTGCTAGGGATACAAAACTAGTAAAATCGAGCAGCAGATAAATCTGAGGGTGTAGAATTATTGGGATAGAATCGAtgaataaaatgcagttttagtAAATGCCAAGCaatacagaaatggaaaaacaacCAGCTCTCAGATATCACTCCAGAAAGTACCCAAAATCACTGTAGATAGTTCTACTAAAAACATCAGTTCACTAAAACAGCAGCAgtcagaaaaaaggaaagaataatgtCAGAAATGACAGATAAGACaagaagcaagagaaaacatCAGTGTCACACTGTACGAATCAATCTTCTGGACTGCCTACAGCTCAGTCCCTGCTGCTCTTAAGCAGACACAGTTAAACACAAAGAGGAAATGCAGAATACacaatggaaaaacaaacaaacaaacaaaacatcacataaataaataaatcaacatATCACAGCTGCTGACTTGATAACTGAAGGGAGGGCAGTTGTATCCATCTGATAAAGGGATGTATCAAACAGCTTTGTGAAGTCTCTTGGGTTCTCATCTCCTTCTTGCAGGCAGACTCGTAGTTGCTCAGACAGTGCAGCTGTATCTGGGAGCATGGTATAGTCTGAAATCTGAACAGAcacgcacagacacacacacctATGATTTAAAGGGCAGCCCATTTACATAGTCTCTTTCTAGATTATATTTCACCTAAAATCTTCCCTGGATATAATTATTTCATACTCTACCAGGTATAACCATTTGCAGTGCAGCTCACTAAACTGGTAGACTGTGCAAACTTTGTTCTTTTAGCTGTAAAGCTACTCGCCACAGGGACCTTGCATTTGGATTTCTGTTAATTCTTGAAAATTAATAGAAACAGCTTACTAGTCAACTGTGGACTGTTACATTTTATGCATTCAGAGTAAGCAATTTTATCATGTATggtatttgtaaataaaaatagtgtCTGTGTACATCAGTGAAAAAAGCACCTGAAGTTGATACACAGGTCAACCCCTCCTCATACACAGAAAGTCTGCCTTCACATCATGCGAGTTCCTCTTGTCTGAGGGTACATAGTGAAGTGCAAACTTCCTACACTGGAGCAGCAAATGATCTCATCAACATGGGGCTAATCGGGAAGAGACTTCCACAAATGAAATCTGATAACGAAGAGCAATCCAAGTCTGTCTGACAGAGATACAACGCCCAATCCATTAGTCTCCTCAGTCTTGGAACCTGAATAAAGGGTCTGCAAGAACAACAGCATCCATCTAGCTGTTAATCATTTTGTGCTGAACACATGGTGTGCCAAAACTGGCGCATCTGCTGGGTCACACTGTTATTCACTTCCCTGTGATCGATCTCTCTTACCTCAGGGTCCTCCATATCCATCTGATTTAAATGAATGTCTGATGTTGTGAGCCACTGGAAAAGCACATCCTGGAGAAGGGCAAAACTTAGTTTTAGGAGGGTTCAAGTAATCTTATATTATGCTTAAATATTCATATTAAGTCTATTAAATAACGTGccacaaaaaagaagaaaaacatgagcAATAAATCAAAGAATATCTAGggagaaaatacaattttaatttgTACTTATATATGGAAGCAATGAATCATGGCAACGAGCGCACTTTGTATGAGGTGTGTTTTCAGAAACACCTCAGCAGGAAACTCTTCTTCTCACTCACAATAAAATCTTATACCCCACACTGGAAAGTACATTAGATTCTCCAAGTATTAGGAGGTACATATGCAAAGGTTTAATATTAATTCTTAGCTAAAGAAGCTAAGGGAATgtagtaaacaaaaaaaacctctactgaatatttaaatattaataataataaagcagtgaacagaagggggaaaagattGAGTCCTAGAACATAAATAATAAACTATATCTTTACAAATTCCTTCTTGTAACTTCTGCTCTGATAAATTCCTCAGGGTATTAGTGTTGAGTTAGAATCTCCATACTGAATCTACTTCATAGCTGTTTTGCTCTAAGATGAAGTTAGGATTGCTTTGCATGCGCTGTGGAGATCCACTAAAGtggtgggttttcttttgaaaaaacCAAACTTACCATGATcttaccattttcttctttatccaAATATTGATCACTGAACATGTGGGAAGATCCCAATGCTGCCATCTTTCCGCCTTGATTCTAAAAACAAGAATACAATCTAGCAAAACATCGTTCCAAATTGCCGTTTTAGAGGCAATTGTTAATGCTGTATAATTATAAAGTGATTTAAAGAAATCACTTTATGGAATAAGGTATGGCAAAAGCAATTGCAAACTTGGCAAGCTCAGGAGAGAGCAGCCTTATTATAAGAGCATTATTATACGCACTTAAGGATCTTAAACTTATTAGAAGTACTAAATTGCATTTCATAAAAGTAGACAGACAAATGGCcggtaataaaaaaaatgcagagaatatCATCAACAATAGCTGTGCTTAGGTtggttttgcagaaaaagaacgCTTttcagttaggaaaaaaaaaagaattaagtgCAATGAATGCACCAGGTCTCTGCAACCCATTCTTCAGTGTTCAGAATGTGAACCTAGAGGCATGTAAGGCACGCATGTCAATATAGCACATGTTCCTGTCTGAAGAGTTTGgcaattttattatttgcaagATATAATACGCAGGTCATTATATTTTAATCTATCTAAATTAAACATGCATGGAAATTATCCATGAAACATCTTTG
Above is a genomic segment from Cuculus canorus isolate bCucCan1 chromosome 16, bCucCan1.pri, whole genome shotgun sequence containing:
- the IFT52 gene encoding intraflagellar transport protein 52 homolog isoform X2 codes for the protein MKPAVAVLSTGSVCFPLNRPVLALYQHENQGGKMAALGSSHMFSDQYLDKEENGKIMDVLFQWLTTSDIHLNQMDMEDPEISDYTMLPDTAALSEQLRVCLQEGDENPRDFTKLFDTSLYQMDTTALPSVIKAFEQLNVKHEPLQLIQPQFETPLPVLQPAVFPPAFRDLPPPPLELFDLDETFSSEKARLAEVTNKCTDDDLEFYVRKCGDILGVTSKLPKEKQDAKHILEHIFFQVVEFKKLNQEHDTDTSEAGFQTGS
- the IFT52 gene encoding intraflagellar transport protein 52 homolog isoform X1 encodes the protein MEKGLRNAIVFNASKGETFTLAGNYKALRKRLRGNWRIQSLKDEITSEKLFGVKLWITAGPREKFSAAEFTVLKKFLEDGGAILVMLREGGETKYGTNINFLLEEYGIVFNNDAVVRMVYYKYHHPKEALISDGVLNRGISEAARKTVLETTDEDGSGHDSKALTFVYPFGTTLNVMKPAVAVLSTGSVCFPLNRPVLALYQHENQGGKMAALGSSHMFSDQYLDKEENGKIMDVLFQWLTTSDIHLNQMDMEDPEISDYTMLPDTAALSEQLRVCLQEGDENPRDFTKLFDTSLYQMDTTALPSVIKAFEQLNVKHEPLQLIQPQFETPLPVLQPAVFPPAFRDLPPPPLELFDLDETFSSEKARLAEVTNKCTDDDLEFYVRKCGDILGVTSKLPKEKQDAKHILEHIFFQVVEFKKLNQEHDTDTSEAGFQTGS